The following proteins are co-located in the Eleginops maclovinus isolate JMC-PN-2008 ecotype Puerto Natales chromosome 1, JC_Emac_rtc_rv5, whole genome shotgun sequence genome:
- the LOC134864373 gene encoding glucose-6-phosphate 1-dehydrogenase-like: protein MTSLDRTVMGTRASAEAAGNQDCLTSQTMSKTTSQQNEKMTNLPLSRSEVFGELRKELHEDEEFHQSDAHIFIIMGASGDLAKKKIYPTLWWLFRDGLLPEQTYFVGFARSDLTVDAIRASCLQYLKVTDKDAERLSTFFSRNTYISGKYTDEGSFSKLDTHIQSLPGGAEANRLFYLALPPTVYHDVTKNIRHCCMSKKGWNRVIVEKPFGHDLQSSEELSTHLSSLFTEDQIYRIDHYLGKEMVQNLMVLRFGNRIFGPIWNRDSVACVVLSFKEPFGTQGRGGYFDDFGIIRDVMQNHLLQMLCLVAMEKPASTSSDDVRDEKVKVLKCITPVTLSDVVLGQYVGDPEGEGDSKLGYLDDPTVPKGSTQATFTTAVLYVHNERWDGVPFILRCGKALNERKAEVRLQFTDVPGDIFGNQCRRNELVVRVQPNEAIYAKMMSKKPGVYFSPEETELDLTYKSRFKDVKLPDAYERLILDVFCGSQMHFVRSDELREAWRIFTPLLHQIDNEKPKPIPYKYGSRGPTEADDLAKKVGFRYEGTYKWVNPHRL from the exons ATGACGTCACTGGACAGGACAGTGATGGGAACTCGAGCGAGCGCTG AAGCTGCAGGAAATCAAGACTGCCTGACAAGCCAAACAATGAGCAAGACAACAAGTCAACAAAACG AGAAAATGACAAACCTCCCCCTCTCTCGCTCCGAGGTGTTTGGGGAGCTGAGGAAGGAGCTGCATGAAGATGAAGAGTTCCACCAGTCTGATGCtcacatcttcatcatcatggGAGCATCG GGGGATCTGGCTAAGAAGAAAATCTACCCAACTCTATG GTGGTTGTTCAGAGACGGCCTCCTCCCTGAGCAGACGTATTTCGTGGGCTTTGCTCGCTCGGACTTGACCGTTGATGCCATTCGTGCTTCATGCCTGCAATACCTGAAG GTGACTGATAAAGACGCAGAGCGGTTGTCCACCTTCTTCAGCAGGAACACATACATCAGTGGGAAATATACTGATGAGGGCTCCTTCTCCAAACTCGACACACACATCCAGTCTCTGCCCGGAGGAGCCGAGGCGAACCGGCTGTTCTACCTGGCGCTGCCTCCCACCGTCTACCACGACGTGACCAAGAACATCAGGCACTGCTGTATGAGCAAGAA AGGCTGGAACAGGGTGATCGTGGAGAAGCCGTTTGGACACGACCTTCAGAGCTCTGAGGAGCTGTCCACccacctctcctccctcttcacTGAAGATCAGATCTACCGCATCGATCACTACCTGGGCAAGGAGATGGTGCAGAACCTCATGGTGCTCAG GTTTGGAAACCGAATCTTCGGGCCGATCTGGAACAGAGACAGCGTGGCCTGTGTGGTTCTCTCCTTTAAAGAACCGTTTGGCACTCAGGGACGCGGAGGGTACTTTGATGATTTTGGCATTATCCG CGATGTGATGCAGAACCATTTGCTCCAGATGCTCTGCCTGGTGGCCATGGAGAAACCAGCCTCCACCAGCTCTGATGATGTCAGGGATGAAAAG GTGAAGGTGCTGAAGTGCATCACTCCAGTGACCCTGTCGGATGTGGTGCTGGGTCAGTATGTGGGGGAtccagagggggagggagacagCAAACTGGGTTACCTTGACGATCCAACTGTCCCCAAAGGATCAACTCAGGCCACCTTCACCACCGCCGTGCTGTACGTGCACAACGAACGCTGGGATG GTGTTCCTTTCATCTTGCGCTGCGGAAAAGCTCTGAATGAGAGGAAAGCTGAGGTGCGGCTGCAGTTCACAGATGTCCCGGGGGATATTTTTGGAAATCAGTGCCGCAGGAATGAGCTTGTGGTGCGAGTGCAGCCCAACGAGGCCATCTACGCCAAGATGATGAGCAAGAAACCCGGCGTCTACTTCAGCCCTGAGGAAACTGAGCTGGACCTCACCTACAAGAGTAGATTCAAG GATGTGAAGCTTCCAGACGCTTACGAGCGGCTCATCCTGGACGTCTTCTGTGGGAGTCAGATGCACTTCGTACGCAG TGATGAACTAAGGGAAGCATGGAGGATCTTCACACCTCTTCTTCATCAGATAGACAACGAGAAGCCCAAACCTATTCCTTACAAATACGGAAG cCGGGGCCCGACGGAAGCAGACGACCTCGCAAAGAAAGTTGGATTTCGTTATGAAGGCACCTACAAATGGGTCAACCCCCACAGACTGTGA